Proteins encoded within one genomic window of Pedobacter africanus:
- the rpmC gene encoding 50S ribosomal protein L29, which produces MKNSEITGLSQEELVARIAEETENLVKLKFAHTISAIENPSRIRKVRRNIARLNTEVTKRKAQSATETK; this is translated from the coding sequence ATGAAGAACTCAGAAATTACAGGGCTTTCACAAGAAGAGCTAGTAGCCAGGATTGCAGAAGAGACAGAGAACTTAGTAAAGTTAAAGTTTGCGCATACAATTTCGGCTATAGAGAATCCAAGCCGCATCAGGAAGGTTAGGAGAAATATTGCCCGATTAAATACTGAAGTGACTAAGCGTAAAGCTCAGTCTGCTACTGAAACTAAATAA
- the rplP gene encoding 50S ribosomal protein L16, which produces MLQPKRTKFRKMQKGRMKGLATRGAELSFGSFGIKSLESTWITSRQIEAARIAVTRFMKREGQVWIRIFPDKPVTKKPAEVRMGKGKGAPEYWVAVVRPGRIIFEAEGVPLEIAKEAMRLAAQKLPIQTKFVVRRDYVEA; this is translated from the coding sequence ATGTTACAGCCAAAAAGAACGAAGTTCAGAAAGATGCAAAAGGGCAGAATGAAAGGTTTAGCAACTCGTGGTGCTGAATTGTCATTCGGATCTTTCGGGATCAAATCTCTAGAGTCGACCTGGATCACCAGTCGCCAGATAGAGGCAGCCCGTATCGCGGTAACTCGTTTCATGAAACGTGAAGGTCAGGTATGGATTAGAATATTCCCGGACAAACCGGTAACTAAGAAACCTGCTGAGGTACGTATGGGTAAAGGTAAAGGTGCACCTGAGTATTGGGTAGCCGTTGTTAGACCCGGACGTATTATTTTTGAAGCTGAAGGTGTTCCTTTGGAAATTGCCAAAGAAGCAATGCGTTTAGCAGCTCAGAAATTACCGATCCAGACAAAATTTGTAGTACGTAGAGATTACGTAGAGGCATAA